A region of Malaciobacter marinus DNA encodes the following proteins:
- the uvrC gene encoding excinuclease ABC subunit UvrC encodes MNLEEKLKELPNSAGVYQYFNKDGHLLYIGKAKVLKNRVKSYFKFTPNLAPADKLSPRIYKMITEVKSLEWIIAPNEHDALILENSLIKQLKPKYNILLRDDKTYPYIVIDYKEDFPRLEITRKVLKDKNIKYFGPYSTGARDMLDSIYEIIPLVQKKSCIKGKEACLFHQIKKCYAPCVGKISKEEYSKIVDEALEYIYNKNKLIKKLNERMLQYSEEFRFEEAMKIRDRIKTIEKSQIHTGMDLASNDNLDLFAIKASKEKAVIVRMFFRDGKLASSNHDYLKINQKELDIDLNEAYKRAIINYYDNEIPLLPKEIVVADEITQEIEELQEFIKDRFEKNIPIIHPKRGKKTQIIKIAINNCNELLRLQNSNATTIYKQLQELLNLSYTPNRFECFDNSHMMGQATVGAMITWEEKFIKADYRHYNLEAKDEYAQMKETLIRRVQSFEKNPAPDVWVIDGGETLLKLAIDIRNSVGVNLDIIAIAKEKLDFKAHRAKGSAKDIIYFEENSNIKRVDLLPSDKRLQFIQRLRDEAHRFAISFHKKQKRKDDSKISLLQIKGIGEAKVKKLLLYFGEFEKIKNASFDELKIVLNEKDASLLINYFKTLDN; translated from the coding sequence ATGAACTTAGAAGAAAAACTTAAAGAATTACCAAATAGTGCTGGTGTTTATCAGTACTTTAATAAAGATGGACACTTACTTTATATAGGAAAAGCAAAAGTACTAAAAAATAGAGTCAAATCATATTTTAAATTTACTCCTAATTTAGCACCTGCTGATAAATTAAGTCCTAGAATTTACAAAATGATAACAGAAGTGAAATCTTTAGAGTGGATTATTGCACCAAATGAACATGATGCACTTATACTTGAAAATTCACTTATTAAACAACTTAAACCAAAATACAATATTTTATTAAGAGATGATAAAACATATCCTTATATTGTTATTGATTATAAAGAAGATTTTCCAAGATTAGAAATAACAAGAAAAGTATTAAAAGATAAAAATATTAAATACTTTGGTCCATATTCCACTGGTGCTAGAGATATGCTTGATAGTATTTATGAAATAATTCCTTTAGTACAAAAAAAATCTTGTATTAAAGGAAAAGAAGCTTGTCTTTTTCATCAAATAAAAAAGTGTTATGCTCCTTGTGTTGGAAAAATTTCAAAAGAAGAGTATAGTAAAATAGTTGATGAAGCCTTAGAATATATATACAATAAAAATAAGTTAATTAAAAAATTAAATGAAAGAATGCTTCAATACTCAGAAGAGTTTAGATTTGAAGAAGCTATGAAAATTAGAGATAGAATTAAAACAATTGAAAAATCTCAAATCCATACAGGAATGGATTTAGCAAGTAATGATAATCTAGATTTATTTGCAATAAAAGCATCTAAAGAAAAAGCGGTAATAGTAAGAATGTTTTTTAGAGATGGTAAGTTAGCTTCAAGTAACCATGACTATTTAAAAATAAATCAAAAAGAGCTAGACATAGACCTAAATGAAGCATATAAAAGAGCAATAATTAACTATTATGACAATGAAATTCCTTTACTACCAAAAGAGATAGTTGTAGCTGATGAGATAACACAAGAAATTGAAGAGCTTCAAGAGTTTATAAAAGATAGATTTGAAAAAAATATCCCAATCATTCATCCAAAAAGAGGGAAGAAAACACAAATTATAAAAATTGCAATAAATAACTGTAATGAGCTTTTAAGACTTCAAAATAGTAATGCAACTACTATTTATAAACAACTACAAGAGTTATTAAACCTTTCATATACACCAAATAGATTTGAATGCTTTGATAACTCACATATGATGGGTCAAGCAACAGTTGGCGCAATGATTACTTGGGAAGAGAAGTTTATAAAAGCAGATTATAGACATTATAATCTTGAAGCAAAAGATGAATATGCACAAATGAAAGAAACACTAATAAGAAGAGTACAAAGTTTTGAAAAAAATCCAGCTCCTGATGTTTGGGTTATTGATGGAGGAGAAACTTTATTAAAACTTGCTATTGATATAAGAAACTCTGTGGGAGTAAATCTTGATATAATTGCAATTGCAAAAGAAAAACTTGATTTTAAAGCACATAGAGCAAAAGGAAGTGCAAAAGATATAATCTATTTTGAAGAAAATAGTAATATAAAAAGAGTAGATTTACTTCCAAGTGATAAAAGATTACAATTTATTCAAAGACTAAGAGATGAAGCACATAGATTTGCAATCTCTTTTCATAAAAAACAAAAAAGAAAAGATGATAGTAAAATATCTTTACTTCAAATAAAAGGAATTGGTGAAGCTAAAGTCAAAAAACTTCTTTTATATTTTGGAGAATTTGAAAAAATAAAAAATGCATCTTTTGATGAACTAAAAATTGTTTTAAATGAAAAGGATGCTTCATTATTAATAAACTATTTTAAAACATTAGATAACTAA
- a CDS encoding putative quinol monooxygenase, translating into MSLVKQTVYIAKQTKENDLKKLLFTHLLNVNKVQGCKNYEVYEADDDETELLVFEEWDNQEYYNTYTQTQDYKNFSEQKKSLIKREEVLPNF; encoded by the coding sequence ATGAGTTTAGTAAAACAGACAGTTTACATTGCAAAGCAAACAAAAGAAAATGATTTGAAAAAACTACTTTTTACTCACCTTCTAAATGTTAATAAAGTGCAAGGATGCAAAAATTATGAAGTTTATGAAGCAGATGATGATGAAACAGAGTTATTAGTTTTTGAAGAATGGGATAATCAAGAGTATTATAATACATATACTCAAACTCAAGATTATAAAAACTTTAGTGAACAAAAAAAGAGTTTAATAAAAAGAGAAGAAGTTCTTCCAAATTTTTAA
- a CDS encoding J domain-containing protein produces MSNEFKFTYTQGDFRQGANQNFDFRDFDFNNFNQQFAQRPGLGEVEKAKEFFGFTHTPTKEEVKKRYKELARKYHPDINNSDDSLMQELNHYKDVLFQHLG; encoded by the coding sequence ATGTCAAATGAATTTAAATTTACTTATACTCAAGGTGATTTTAGACAAGGTGCAAATCAAAATTTTGATTTTAGAGACTTTGATTTTAATAATTTCAATCAACAATTTGCACAAAGACCAGGACTTGGAGAAGTGGAAAAAGCAAAAGAGTTTTTTGGATTTACTCATACACCAACAAAAGAAGAAGTAAAAAAAAGATACAAAGAATTAGCAAGAAAATATCATCCAGATATTAATAACAGTGATGATAGTTTGATGCAAGAATTAAACCACTATAAAGATGTACTTTTTCAACACTTAGGATAA
- the pnuC gene encoding nicotinamide riboside transporter PnuC, translating to METFFDALIQTTKTTTSLEAIAMFLSILYLFLAIKQNVWCFVAAFFSTLIYTIIFFDASLLMDSFLNAYYLLMAIYGWYSWKYSNIKENKELEISSFGIKTNIKIIILLSILSLILGFYMQNYTSADFAYLDTFTTIFAIYSTYLLTKKIIENWIYWIVIDTVSIYIYINKQFYLTAVLFAIYTILAIVAFIKWKSEYEKTN from the coding sequence ATAGAAACTTTTTTTGATGCACTAATTCAAACAACAAAAACAACAACTTCTTTAGAAGCTATAGCTATGTTTTTATCTATTTTATACCTTTTTTTAGCAATAAAACAAAATGTTTGGTGCTTCGTAGCAGCATTTTTTAGTACTTTAATCTATACAATTATTTTCTTTGATGCTTCACTTTTAATGGATTCATTTTTAAATGCATATTATTTACTTATGGCTATATATGGTTGGTATTCTTGGAAATATTCAAATATAAAAGAGAATAAAGAGTTAGAAATATCTTCATTTGGTATTAAAACAAATATAAAAATAATAATCTTATTATCAATTCTTTCTTTAATTCTTGGATTTTATATGCAAAACTATACAAGTGCTGATTTTGCATACCTTGATACATTTACAACTATTTTTGCAATATACAGTACTTATTTACTTACAAAAAAAATAATAGAAAACTGGATTTACTGGATAGTAATTGATACAGTATCTATTTATATTTATATAAATAAACAGTTTTATTTAACAGCTGTTTTATTTGCAATTTATACAATACTTGCAATTGTTGCATTTATTAAGTGGAAAAGTGAATATGAAAAAACAAATTGA
- a CDS encoding choline/ethanolamine kinase family protein, with amino-acid sequence MKKQIDINFLKTHDFFKNKKIKSINLFKNQGLCNTNYLVKTEKKAYVLRVFHSNRSVNINREFEYQAQKKAHNQNISAKPYYFDKKNSLLISKYIKGEHKDRLNNAQLKVLIKKVKKIHKIKLKSKKYDFSKDLKYYKKVLKDKNSLKLLFKLKKEIKKSKKYKNNYALCHHDLNCKNIIFSKKDVFIIDWEYAGINDIFFDLATICIEFKLNTRKTRVLLNTYFNKVRKKDLQKLETYKKIYFYICRLWFNANL; translated from the coding sequence ATGAAAAAACAAATTGATATAAATTTTTTAAAAACCCACGATTTTTTTAAAAATAAAAAAATAAAGAGTATAAACTTGTTTAAAAATCAAGGTCTTTGCAATACAAACTACCTTGTAAAAACAGAAAAAAAAGCTTATGTATTAAGAGTTTTCCACTCAAATAGAAGTGTTAATATAAACAGAGAGTTTGAATATCAAGCACAAAAAAAAGCACATAATCAAAATATTAGTGCAAAACCTTACTATTTTGATAAAAAAAATAGTCTACTAATTTCAAAATATATAAAAGGTGAGCACAAAGATAGACTTAATAATGCTCAACTAAAAGTTTTGATAAAAAAAGTAAAAAAAATTCATAAAATAAAACTAAAGTCAAAAAAATATGATTTTTCTAAAGATCTTAAATATTATAAAAAAGTACTAAAGGATAAAAATAGTTTAAAACTATTATTTAAACTAAAAAAAGAGATAAAAAAGAGTAAAAAATATAAAAATAATTATGCTTTATGCCACCATGATTTAAACTGTAAAAATATTATCTTTTCAAAAAAAGACGTTTTTATAATTGACTGGGAATATGCTGGAATAAATGATATTTTCTTTGATTTAGCTACTATTTGTATTGAATTTAAATTAAATACAAGAAAAACAAGGGTTTTATTAAATACATACTTTAATAAAGTAAGAAAAAAAGATTTACAAAAGCTAGAAACATATAAAAAAATATACTTTTATATATGTAGATTATGGTTTAACGCAAATTTATAA
- a CDS encoding RNA recognition motif domain-containing protein: MQIYVGNMSYQTTEESLRALFAQYGEVSSVKIITDRETGRAKGFGFIGMEDNSAGQSAIEELNGTEFEGRTLKINEAKPREERPKRNFNSRF, from the coding sequence ATGCAAATTTACGTTGGGAATATGTCTTATCAGACTACAGAAGAGAGTTTAAGAGCTTTATTTGCTCAGTATGGAGAAGTTAGTTCTGTAAAGATTATTACTGATAGAGAAACTGGAAGAGCTAAAGGTTTTGGATTTATCGGTATGGAAGATAATAGTGCTGGACAAAGTGCTATTGAAGAATTAAATGGAACAGAATTTGAAGGAAGAACTCTTAAAATTAATGAGGCTAAACCAAGAGAAGAAAGACCAAAAAGAAACTTTAATAGTAGATTTTAG
- a CDS encoding SprT-like domain-containing protein has translation MGIKKVFNIFLFLTTISTIFLIYLWYKDYQFDTKPLTKDTILRIQEKTKYLKSLALEKYNINYNIPILISKDMKSNLFGKTKYSFDEKIVIYLNKNRFKENVNYMIDSVLPHEYAHAIMFILGDFSRQNGGHSKKWQEICIFLEGKKCDRFVNHNDIIIEKTNPFN, from the coding sequence ATGGGAATAAAAAAAGTATTTAATATTTTTTTATTCCTAACTACGATTAGTACTATTTTTTTAATATATCTTTGGTATAAAGATTATCAATTTGACACAAAACCTTTAACAAAAGATACTATTTTAAGAATTCAAGAAAAAACAAAATATTTAAAAAGTCTTGCTTTAGAAAAATACAACATAAACTATAATATACCCATATTAATATCAAAAGATATGAAAAGTAACCTTTTTGGTAAAACAAAATATAGCTTTGATGAAAAAATAGTTATATATTTAAATAAAAATAGATTTAAAGAAAATGTTAATTATATGATTGATTCTGTTTTGCCCCATGAATATGCTCATGCAATAATGTTTATATTAGGTGACTTTTCAAGACAAAATGGTGGTCATTCTAAAAAATGGCAAGAAATTTGTATTTTTTTAGAAGGAAAGAAGTGTGATAGATTTGTTAATCACAATGATATAATCATTGAAAAAACAAATCCTTTTAATTAA
- a CDS encoding ADP-ribosylglycohydrolase family protein yields the protein MYDKKQIKDIILSTLVADSLCLVAHWVYDEKQLKSLNIDWSKLNKPYSIWHKSKGAGEFTHYGDQTYWFYEYLKDKEKFDVKEYALYWLEKIQSYNGYIDSATRNSIEPLSKGLLIGSESSDLSIVGRISPLLMVSKTKKEFLDNVQSFVCLTHNSSECKNASSFFAKLLLKVLDKQDIESSILELKEQSSEDIKTYIDKAIKSKDKDSFDVIREFGPACGTSEGFASVLHLLLKYKDLKELLIQNAKAGGDSSARGMVAVMIFTAKYGLKDIPQSWLKIKVIL from the coding sequence ATGTATGATAAAAAACAAATAAAAGATATTATTCTTAGCACATTAGTTGCTGATTCTTTATGTTTAGTAGCTCATTGGGTTTATGATGAAAAACAATTAAAAAGTTTAAATATTGATTGGAGTAAATTAAATAAACCATACTCTATATGGCATAAGAGTAAGGGTGCAGGTGAGTTTACTCACTATGGAGATCAAACTTATTGGTTTTATGAATATTTAAAAGATAAAGAAAAATTTGATGTAAAAGAGTATGCCTTATATTGGTTAGAAAAAATACAATCATATAATGGATATATAGATTCAGCTACAAGAAATAGTATTGAGCCTTTAAGTAAAGGTTTATTAATAGGTTCTGAATCTAGTGATTTATCAATTGTTGGAAGAATATCACCATTATTAATGGTTAGTAAAACTAAAAAAGAGTTTTTAGATAATGTACAAAGCTTTGTTTGTCTTACACATAATAGTTCTGAATGCAAAAATGCAAGTTCATTTTTTGCAAAATTACTATTAAAAGTATTAGATAAACAAGATATTGAAAGTTCAATATTAGAGTTAAAAGAACAATCAAGTGAAGATATTAAAACTTATATTGATAAAGCAATAAAATCTAAAGATAAAGATAGCTTTGATGTAATAAGAGAGTTCGGCCCTGCTTGTGGTACAAGTGAAGGTTTTGCTTCTGTATTGCATTTGCTTTTAAAATATAAAGATTTAAAAGAGTTATTAATACAAAATGCAAAAGCTGGTGGTGATTCAAGCGCTAGAGGTATGGTGGCAGTTATGATTTTTACTGCAAAATATGGATTGAAAGATATTCCACAATCTTGGTTGAAAATAAAGGTTATACTATAA
- a CDS encoding L-lactate permease → MDISTQALYAALPIFIAAILLVGLRLPAKKAMPIVYIATALVALFVWEVTFNRVLASTIQGLLITIAVLWIIFGAILLLNTLKHSGAIGVIRQGFNNISPDRRVQVIIIAWLFGSFIEGASGFGTPAAIAAPLLVAIGFPAMAAVMVGMMIQSTPVSFGAVGTPILIGVNKGLDSASIGTLLDSLGSNWDAYLRLITSEVAIVHAITGTLIPLFMVIMLTRFFGKNKSWTEGLNIVPFAIFAGISFTIPYALTGVFLGAEFPSLIGALVGLPIVTFAAKKGFLIPKKSWDFAPKEEWPVHWVSKLELKLDAMTAKVPMSLSKAWLPYILVAVILVITRVSDEAKAFVNSIVIPFKDILGEGLGYTISPLYLPGGILVFVVLLTYFLHRMEFKELKEAVSESSKVMLGAGFVLIFTIPLVRILINSGINESGFDFMPVAMANFVATSVGDIYPLFAPMIGALGAFIAGSNTVSNMMLSQFQFGVADALGISTAFMIALQAVGAAAGNMIAIHNVVAASATVGLLDQEGETLRRTIIPTLYYCLIAGIIGLIGMYVLGLTDPLMK, encoded by the coding sequence ATGGACATTAGTACACAAGCACTATATGCTGCATTACCAATTTTTATTGCAGCTATATTATTAGTTGGTCTTAGGCTACCAGCAAAAAAGGCAATGCCTATAGTTTATATTGCTACAGCTTTAGTAGCTTTATTTGTTTGGGAAGTGACGTTTAATAGAGTGTTAGCTTCAACAATTCAAGGTTTACTTATTACTATTGCAGTTTTATGGATTATTTTTGGCGCTATTTTACTTTTAAATACATTAAAACATTCAGGAGCAATTGGTGTAATTAGACAAGGTTTTAATAATATCAGTCCTGATAGAAGAGTACAGGTAATTATTATTGCGTGGTTATTTGGTTCATTTATTGAAGGTGCTTCAGGTTTTGGTACACCAGCAGCAATAGCAGCACCATTGTTAGTAGCAATTGGTTTTCCAGCAATGGCTGCTGTTATGGTTGGTATGATGATTCAAAGTACACCTGTATCATTTGGTGCAGTTGGAACTCCTATTTTAATTGGAGTTAATAAAGGATTAGATAGTGCAAGTATTGGTACTTTACTTGATTCATTAGGTTCAAATTGGGATGCTTATTTAAGACTTATTACATCAGAAGTTGCTATTGTCCATGCAATTACAGGAACTCTTATTCCTTTATTTATGGTAATAATGCTAACAAGATTTTTTGGTAAAAACAAATCTTGGACAGAGGGTTTAAATATTGTTCCATTTGCTATTTTTGCAGGTATTTCATTTACAATTCCATATGCTTTAACAGGTGTTTTCTTAGGTGCTGAGTTTCCATCATTAATAGGGGCATTAGTTGGTTTACCTATTGTTACATTTGCAGCAAAAAAAGGATTTTTAATTCCAAAAAAATCTTGGGATTTTGCTCCAAAAGAAGAGTGGCCAGTTCATTGGGTAAGTAAATTAGAGTTAAAACTTGATGCAATGACAGCTAAAGTTCCTATGTCTTTATCAAAAGCTTGGTTACCATATATCTTAGTTGCTGTAATTTTAGTTATTACAAGAGTTAGTGATGAAGCTAAAGCTTTTGTAAATTCAATTGTAATACCTTTTAAAGATATTTTAGGTGAGGGCTTAGGTTATACTATTTCTCCTTTATATCTTCCTGGTGGAATATTAGTATTTGTTGTTTTACTGACATATTTTCTTCATAGAATGGAGTTTAAAGAGTTAAAAGAAGCAGTTTCAGAATCTTCAAAAGTTATGTTAGGGGCTGGATTTGTTTTAATATTTACAATTCCTCTTGTAAGAATTCTTATTAATTCAGGAATTAATGAATCAGGATTTGATTTTATGCCTGTTGCTATGGCAAATTTCGTTGCAACTTCTGTGGGAGATATATATCCTTTATTTGCACCAATGATAGGAGCTTTAGGAGCATTTATTGCAGGTAGTAATACAGTATCAAATATGATGTTAAGTCAGTTTCAATTTGGTGTTGCTGATGCTTTAGGTATTTCAACAGCTTTTATGATTGCTCTTCAAGCAGTTGGTGCAGCAGCTGGTAATATGATAGCTATTCATAATGTGGTTGCAGCTTCTGCTACTGTTGGATTACTAGATCAAGAGGGTGAAACATTAAGACGAACAATTATTCCTACGCTTTATTATTGTTTAATTGCTGGGATAATAGGACTTATTGGAATGTATGTATTAGGACTTACAGACCCACTTATGAAATAA
- a CDS encoding alanine racemase — protein sequence MAKIILNRENLFHNLNLISKQAKGIEKVAIVLKDNAYGHGLLEIAKLASEYGIKKAVVRTHEEALKINNFFEDVLILADVENSTYSHTFHIAVNSLEQIKKLPINTKVHLKIDSGMHRNGINKKQLKEAIIGICEQNLKFTGLFTHYRCADELSTDFYWQRSNFEQIKQEVKSTCEKLSIPTPKFHSANSSALFRVKDFDEDFARVGIATYGYLETDTIFNNPKLKPVMSFWAQKISTREIKKGQRIGYGGSYFAKKDMTVSTYDVGYGDGFLRLNEKHKYITPKGYKILGRVSMDNLSINSQDEEVCIFDDVRQLAKIHDTITYEIITTLNPNIKKEII from the coding sequence TTGGCAAAAATAATTTTAAACAGAGAAAATTTATTTCACAATCTAAATCTAATTTCAAAACAAGCAAAAGGGATAGAAAAAGTTGCAATCGTATTAAAAGATAATGCTTATGGGCATGGATTACTTGAAATAGCAAAACTTGCAAGTGAATATGGAATAAAAAAAGCAGTAGTTAGAACCCATGAAGAAGCATTGAAAATTAATAACTTTTTTGAGGATGTCTTAATATTAGCTGATGTAGAAAACAGCACTTATTCACATACTTTTCACATAGCAGTTAACTCTTTAGAACAAATTAAAAAACTGCCCATAAATACGAAGGTTCATCTAAAAATTGATTCAGGAATGCATAGAAATGGAATAAATAAAAAACAGCTTAAAGAGGCTATTATTGGGATTTGTGAACAAAACTTAAAGTTCACAGGTTTATTCACACACTATAGATGTGCAGATGAATTATCTACAGATTTCTATTGGCAAAGATCAAATTTTGAGCAAATAAAACAAGAAGTGAAAAGCACATGTGAAAAACTTTCAATACCAACTCCAAAGTTTCATTCAGCTAACTCATCAGCACTATTTAGAGTAAAAGATTTTGATGAAGATTTTGCAAGAGTTGGAATAGCAACATATGGATATTTAGAAACTGACACAATATTTAATAATCCTAAATTAAAACCTGTAATGTCATTTTGGGCTCAAAAAATCTCTACACGTGAAATAAAAAAAGGTCAAAGAATTGGTTATGGTGGAAGTTATTTTGCAAAAAAAGATATGACTGTATCAACTTATGATGTTGGATATGGAGATGGCTTTTTAAGATTAAATGAAAAACATAAGTATATCACTCCTAAAGGATATAAGATTTTAGGTAGAGTATCAATGGATAATCTAAGTATAAATAGTCAAGATGAAGAAGTTTGTATTTTTGATGATGTTAGACAATTAGCAAAAATTCATGATACAATTACATATGAAATTATTACAACATTAAATCCCAATATAAAAAAAGAGATAATATGA
- a CDS encoding cache domain-containing protein, whose translation MTKTISVSMRTKVLIISIFVVFFLAVASLIATIVTVNTINKSNIDEYKHDIYKKTEIELQNYVQVTIQTIDSFYKRTLPSKIKQEVKNHLTQRMDFLFSILEENYKIYKNSMSKEELKQHLIKIIKSAKYSNSGYFWVNDFDAVMIMHPILEQLNNQNLMDQKDENGKELFKAFVHVAKKQNAGFVDYLWPKPGMKKAEEKISYVKVFEPFNWIIGTGDYVQEVTNKIKKDAIKTISEIRYGNNGYFWINNSKSKMISHPIFKDLNGKNLSTFQDENGQYIFNEFVTIANEKKEGGLVLYLWPKPGEQKAKPKISYVQKFQPWDWIIGTGAYVDEIELKIKNMEEKSEKSLQTITILSAIIFVIVLIILSLITLTLSTKRDDKDYEEEYL comes from the coding sequence ATGACAAAAACAATTAGTGTTTCAATGCGAACTAAAGTATTGATAATCTCTATATTTGTAGTTTTTTTTCTCGCAGTTGCTTCACTTATAGCAACAATCGTTACAGTAAATACAATCAATAAATCTAATATAGATGAATATAAACATGATATTTATAAAAAAACAGAAATAGAACTTCAAAATTACGTACAAGTAACTATTCAAACAATTGATTCATTTTATAAAAGAACACTTCCTTCTAAAATAAAACAAGAAGTGAAAAATCACTTGACTCAAAGAATGGATTTTCTCTTTTCTATATTAGAAGAAAATTATAAGATATATAAAAATAGTATGTCTAAAGAGGAATTAAAACAACACTTAATCAAAATAATTAAGTCTGCAAAATATTCTAATAGTGGTTATTTTTGGGTAAATGATTTTGATGCAGTAATGATTATGCATCCAATTTTAGAACAATTAAATAATCAAAATTTAATGGATCAAAAAGATGAAAATGGTAAAGAACTTTTTAAAGCTTTTGTTCATGTGGCAAAAAAACAAAATGCAGGTTTTGTTGATTATTTATGGCCAAAGCCTGGTATGAAAAAAGCAGAAGAAAAAATATCATATGTAAAAGTTTTTGAACCTTTTAATTGGATAATTGGAACAGGGGATTATGTACAAGAAGTTACAAATAAAATAAAAAAAGATGCAATAAAAACAATATCTGAAATAAGGTATGGTAATAATGGATATTTTTGGATAAATAATAGTAAATCAAAAATGATAAGCCATCCAATTTTTAAAGATTTAAACGGTAAAAATCTTTCAACTTTTCAAGATGAAAATGGACAATATATTTTTAATGAGTTTGTTACTATTGCAAATGAAAAAAAAGAAGGTGGGCTTGTTCTTTATTTATGGCCAAAGCCAGGTGAACAAAAAGCAAAACCAAAGATTTCATATGTTCAAAAATTTCAACCTTGGGATTGGATAATTGGAACGGGTGCATATGTTGATGAGATTGAATTAAAAATCAAAAATATGGAAGAAAAATCAGAAAAGAGTTTACAAACAATTACAATTTTAAGTGCAATTATATTTGTGATTGTTTTAATAATTTTATCACTAATAACTTTAACTTTATCTACTAAAAGAGATGATAAAGATTATGAAGAAGAGTATTTATAA
- a CDS encoding tetratricopeptide repeat protein — translation MIIKYFFVFIAFITFSSAMTFEQVKSIEKENGVLEALGYYKDLAQKDNTKAIFRLAMIYAKGEEIQRNISNTFVLLTKGATLGDKKAGYYLGKLYLNKKLAYYDEKKAYNLFLELSNANYVPAYNMMGKILVSGIAVDKDYKLAVKYFEKASKAGFTEAHCNLALMYASGQGVFPNFGRAHTFAKEGMKKNHPLCIKVYEDYNLRRYPEDKGFKFNFYTEPE, via the coding sequence ATGATTATAAAATATTTTTTTGTATTTATTGCATTTATTACATTTTCAAGTGCAATGACATTTGAACAAGTTAAGAGTATTGAAAAAGAAAATGGTGTATTAGAAGCATTAGGTTATTATAAAGATCTTGCACAAAAAGATAATACAAAAGCTATTTTTAGACTTGCAATGATTTATGCAAAAGGTGAAGAGATTCAAAGAAATATAAGTAATACATTTGTTCTTTTAACAAAAGGTGCAACATTAGGAGATAAAAAAGCAGGTTATTATCTTGGGAAACTTTATTTAAATAAGAAGTTAGCTTATTATGATGAAAAAAAAGCCTATAATCTCTTTTTAGAGTTAAGTAATGCAAATTATGTTCCAGCTTATAATATGATGGGAAAAATTCTAGTTAGTGGTATTGCAGTGGATAAAGACTATAAACTAGCAGTAAAATATTTTGAAAAGGCTTCAAAAGCTGGTTTTACAGAAGCACATTGTAATCTTGCTTTAATGTATGCTAGTGGACAAGGAGTATTTCCTAACTTTGGAAGAGCTCATACCTTTGCAAAAGAAGGAATGAAAAAAAATCATCCTTTATGTATAAAAGTATATGAAGATTATAATTTAAGAAGATATCCAGAAGATAAAGGTTTCAAATTTAATTTTTACACAGAACCAGAATAA
- a CDS encoding DnaJ domain-containing protein, translating into MDKEEFDKAVDLFGILTKISKKELKQKYLKLSKIYHPDTSTGTQEKFQELKEAYELLLKYIDNYKFSFEEEEFKQQYPAFTNYKNWNI; encoded by the coding sequence ATGGATAAAGAAGAGTTTGATAAAGCTGTTGATTTATTTGGGATATTAACTAAAATTTCAAAAAAAGAGTTAAAACAAAAGTATTTAAAACTTTCAAAAATATACCATCCTGATACTTCAACAGGTACACAAGAGAAATTTCAAGAACTTAAAGAGGCTTATGAGCTTTTATTAAAGTATATTGATAATTATAAATTTAGTTTTGAAGAAGAAGAGTTTAAGCAGCAGTATCCTGCTTTTACCAATTATAAAAATTGGAATATTTAG